The DNA region GGAGCACGCCCGTGCCGCTCGGACCGATTTTCCGGAGAACCCGGCGCGTCGACGGTCCGTCGCCTCAGCGGCGGGGCGGGCTCACCCAGGCCCCGCCGGCGGCGCGATCCGATTCGGGCCTCGCGAACGGGGGCTGCGCGTCCGCCCAGCGGGCGACCGGGCCCGCCACCGGCGTGATCGAGCCCGTCGTCTCCGGGTCGGTCCACGCGGGGGCGCCCGCGGCGACCAGCGCGGGTGACGCGGACGGATCCGGCAGGTTCCGCTCGTAGCCGGCGACGACCGCCGCGAGGGCGATCGCCACGAAGAGGAACGCTAGACCGTCGACGATCATGGAGCCGAGTCTCGGCATGGTGCCCGCGCCTGCTGACCAAGCGTCCGGGCTACGGCGGCAGGGTTAACGAACCCTGTCCGAATCCGGCGGATCGGGCCGGCGCCCTCAGATGTTGCGCGCGCCGCGCAGCGTCTTCAAACCGATGCCCGTGGACTCGAAGCCGCCGTCCACGGCGAGCTGCTGACCGGTGATGTAGGAGGCGCGCTCCGAGCAGAGGAACACGATCGCCTCCGCGAGCTCCGTCTCCAGCCCGTAGCGGCCGAGCGGGACGGCGTCGTGGTAGTCCGCCCGGATCTCAGGGCTGTGCACCGCCTTGGCCATCGCGGTGTCGACCGGGCCGGGGGCGACGGCGTTCACGCGGATCCCGAACTGCGCCAGCTCGGCGGCCTGCTGCTTGGTGAGCTGCGCGAGGCCCGCCTTGCTGGTGCCGTAGGCGGTCCGGAGCGTCGAGGCGCGCAGGCCCGAGATCGACGTGATGTTCACGACGGCCCCGCCGCGCTCGGACAGGAGCGGGACGGCCGCCTGCGTGCACAGGAACGGGCCGGACAGGTTGACCGCGAGCACCCGGGACCAGTCGGCGAAGGTGGTCTCCGTCAGCGGCTTGAAGATCGCGATGCCGGCATTGTTGACCAGGGCGTCGAGGCGGCCGAACCGGTCGGCGACCTGCCGGATCGCCGCCGCCACCGCCTCCGGGTCGGAGACGTCGGCCGTCACCGCGAGCGTGGCCTCCGGACGGCCGAGCCTCTCGGTCGCCGCCGTCACGCCCGGACCGTCGATGTCGAGGAGGGCGACGTTCCAGCCGTCGGCGAGGAAGCGGGCCGCGGTGGCGAGGCCGATGCCGCGGGCAGCCCCCGTCACCAGCGCGGTCCGGGCCTGGGCGTCGCTCATGATCGTCTCCGTCGGGATCGGCGGCGCCCGGATGGCGCGGCGCGGCGTTCGGGTCCGTCCCGCCGTTGAGAACCGATCCGCCGTTAAGGTCTGATTGATCGCGCGCGCGCCGTCGAGGGCCTGCCCGAACATCCGCCCGGCGATGACCGGCAATGATCGGCGTCCCGGCTCCCGCTCACGCCCGGTCGAACCGGCCCTTCGCGGCGCCCCGATGGGTGAACAGGCGGACCAGACCGAGGCCGATCAGGCCGGTCGCGCCCGCCAGGATCAGCGCGGGCCGGACGCCCGTGCGCGCCGCCGCGCGGTCGAGCGCCACCTCCAGGCTTCCCGCGATATTGGCGGCGCGCGGCACGACCTGCGTGTCGAGGAACAGCTTCGGGCCCGACGGGCCCGAAGGCTTTCTCAAGAGATAGTCTCGACCGACCGCCACATTAACCTCCGTTAGGATCAAGATAATCTCGCGAACAAAGCATCACGCCCGCGGTTTCAACGGAGAACGTCGCGATGTGGCCGCTGTTTCCCGGCTGCACGGTCCGGAGATCGCACCTTGGACAAGCCCGAATTCAAGCCGTACCGCCTCCCCGCCGGCGGGTGGGGGTCCGCCCTGTCGGTCGGCAACATCCTGCGGCGCGAGGGCGTGCTGGCGAGCGGGCCGATCGCGCTCAGCCGGCACAACAAGGTCGACGGCTACCAGTGCAACAGCTGCGCCTGGGTGAAGCCCGCGAGCCCGCTGCCCTTCGAGTATTGCGAGAACGGCGTGAAGGCC from Methylobacterium sp. NMS14P includes:
- a CDS encoding SDR family NAD(P)-dependent oxidoreductase, which encodes MSDAQARTALVTGAARGIGLATAARFLADGWNVALLDIDGPGVTAATERLGRPEATLAVTADVSDPEAVAAAIRQVADRFGRLDALVNNAGIAIFKPLTETTFADWSRVLAVNLSGPFLCTQAAVPLLSERGGAVVNITSISGLRASTLRTAYGTSKAGLAQLTKQQAAELAQFGIRVNAVAPGPVDTAMAKAVHSPEIRADYHDAVPLGRYGLETELAEAIVFLCSERASYITGQQLAVDGGFESTGIGLKTLRGARNI